One Cardiocondyla obscurior isolate alpha-2009 linkage group LG16, Cobs3.1, whole genome shotgun sequence genomic region harbors:
- the Wat gene encoding uncharacterized protein Wat — translation MRIIHLVVLVMAVLASASAQDFRHFFAGFGPYQSLRAAVNRDPRSNRGPVLFPPGPPPNSADTSGVVVGASGYGFVPPNAGNSFGF, via the exons ATTCATCTAGTCGTACTTGTCATGGCCGTCCTGGCGAGCGCCTCGGCGCAGGATTTTAGGCACTTTTTCGCGGGATTCGGTCCCTACCAAAGCCTCCGGGCAGCAGTTAATAGGGATCCAAGATCGAATAGGG GCCCAGTTTTATTTCCACCTGGACCGCCACCTAACTCAGCTGACACCAGCGGTGTCGTCGTAGGTGCGAGCGGATACGGATTCGTGCCACCCAACGCAGGTAATTCCTTCGGATTCTGA